A stretch of the Coprobacillus cateniformis genome encodes the following:
- a CDS encoding ArsR/SmtB family transcription factor: MEKECQERLEQITYGFKECQKALIAIGDETRQVILLVLLQSDLSGIRVGEIAKKAHLTRPSVSHHLQILKEAGIVNMRKEGTKNFYYISGDETRWKEIVDLVELIYEGVLHIKK; the protein is encoded by the coding sequence ATGGAAAAAGAATGTCAAGAAAGATTAGAACAAATTACTTATGGATTTAAGGAATGTCAAAAAGCACTCATAGCAATAGGAGATGAAACAAGGCAAGTTATTTTACTTGTTTTATTACAGAGTGATTTATCAGGTATACGTGTTGGAGAAATAGCTAAAAAAGCTCATTTAACAAGACCATCAGTATCTCACCATTTACAGATACTGAAAGAAGCTGGAATTGTAAATATGAGAAAAGAAGGAACGAAAAACTTTTATTATATAAGTGGAGATGAAACACGTTGGAAGGAAATTGTTGATTTGGTTGAACTTATATATGAAGGCGTTTTGCATATTAAAAAATAG
- a CDS encoding class I SAM-dependent rRNA methyltransferase gives MNRKYPKIILSEEGEKWLDNGQMWMYKNNAVDIDETIENGSLVDIMTTRGRYMGTGFISKNSHITVRILSKKSDEIIDRDFFKKRIQFAYDFRKTLELDNIENCRLIFGEADQLPGLTVDRYNDILVTQVSSYGLDVIKDMIYELLLEVLNEDGQDIKGIYERNDIKIRAKEGLSLEKGFWRNAHLPTTTIINENGILLHVDVENGQKTGYFLDQKANRVLLRKMAHGKKVLDCFSHTGGFALNAAYGKAKEVHAVDVSQTALNQAYENAKLNHLENKMRFIKDDVFDYLDKCKVGQYDIIVLDPPAFTKSRRTIDHAYNGYKKINMKAMKLLGRGGYLITCSCSRFMETDNFEKMLRESALESGVTLKQVSVTQQNHDHPILWTMEETSYLKFYIFQII, from the coding sequence ATGAATAGAAAATATCCTAAAATTATTCTTTCCGAAGAGGGAGAGAAGTGGTTAGATAATGGTCAAATGTGGATGTATAAAAACAATGCAGTTGATATTGATGAAACAATTGAAAATGGATCATTGGTAGATATTATGACAACTAGAGGAAGATATATGGGAACAGGTTTTATTTCTAAGAATAGTCATATTACTGTTCGTATTTTATCAAAGAAAAGTGATGAAATCATTGATAGAGATTTTTTTAAGAAAAGAATCCAATTTGCATATGATTTTCGTAAGACACTAGAACTAGATAATATTGAGAATTGTAGACTTATTTTTGGTGAGGCAGATCAGCTGCCAGGATTAACTGTTGATAGATATAATGACATTTTGGTCACACAAGTGAGTTCATATGGATTAGATGTTATAAAAGACATGATTTATGAACTGTTGCTTGAAGTTTTAAATGAAGATGGGCAAGATATCAAAGGGATTTATGAAAGAAATGATATAAAGATAAGGGCAAAAGAAGGGTTGTCATTAGAAAAAGGTTTTTGGAGAAATGCTCATTTACCAACAACAACAATTATCAATGAAAATGGAATTTTATTACATGTTGATGTAGAAAATGGTCAAAAGACAGGATATTTTTTAGATCAGAAAGCCAATAGAGTTTTATTAAGAAAAATGGCACATGGTAAAAAAGTATTGGATTGTTTTAGTCATACAGGAGGTTTTGCATTAAATGCTGCATATGGTAAAGCAAAAGAAGTACACGCAGTTGATGTTTCTCAAACTGCTTTGAACCAGGCCTATGAAAATGCTAAATTAAATCATTTGGAGAATAAAATGAGGTTTATAAAAGATGATGTTTTTGATTATTTAGATAAATGTAAAGTCGGGCAGTATGATATTATTGTCTTAGATCCACCTGCATTTACAAAATCAAGAAGAACAATTGATCATGCTTATAATGGATATAAAAAAATTAATATGAAAGCTATGAAATTATTAGGTAGAGGTGGATATCTCATCACATGTAGTTGTTCACGTTTTATGGAAACTGATAATTTTGAAAAGATGTTGCGTGAATCTGCTCTTGAAAGCGGAGTGACTCTAAAACAGGTATCTGTGACACAACAAAATCATGATCATCCTATTCTTTGGACAATGGAAGAAACATCTTATTTAAAGTTTTATATTTTCCAGATTATTTAG
- a CDS encoding nitroreductase family protein, with protein MSKHEVIINKEKCIGCQMCIKDCPAHNIEFKDKKAAIIDKECIMCGHCVAICPKNAVIISGYTDHPIIREKDVNLNPNDILNTIRFRRTIRQFQKKNIPQSVLEQIVEAGRLTHTAKNMQDISMIVLDKEKSRVERMAVQLFRRIKPFANLFSSMIKRTNITDDFFFFEAPIAIVIASKDPINGALAAQNMEFVAEANGLGVLYSGFFSMAANHSWQIKRILELPKGKKVITTLVLGYPKVKYQRSVQREKSDIKFL; from the coding sequence ATGAGCAAACATGAAGTTATAATTAACAAGGAAAAGTGTATAGGATGTCAAATGTGTATAAAAGATTGTCCTGCACATAACATTGAATTCAAAGACAAGAAAGCAGCAATTATTGATAAAGAGTGTATAATGTGTGGTCATTGTGTTGCTATTTGTCCAAAAAATGCAGTTATTATAAGTGGCTACACAGATCATCCTATAATAAGGGAGAAGGATGTAAACTTAAATCCCAATGATATTTTAAATACAATACGTTTTCGAAGAACAATTAGGCAATTTCAAAAGAAAAATATTCCACAATCAGTGTTAGAGCAAATTGTAGAAGCAGGAAGGCTCACACACACAGCCAAAAATATGCAGGATATTTCAATGATAGTATTAGATAAAGAAAAGTCAAGAGTAGAAAGAATGGCAGTTCAACTCTTTAGAAGAATAAAGCCATTTGCAAATCTATTCAGCTCTATGATAAAAAGAACGAATATAACTGATGATTTCTTCTTTTTTGAAGCTCCTATAGCAATAGTCATTGCCTCAAAAGATCCAATTAATGGTGCATTGGCTGCTCAAAATATGGAATTCGTTGCAGAAGCAAATGGTTTAGGTGTTTTATATAGTGGTTTTTTTTCAATGGCAGCAAATCATTCATGGCAAATTAAAAGAATTTTGGAATTACCAAAAGGGAAAAAAGTTATAACAACCTTGGTTTTAGGTTATCCTAAAGTTAAATATCAGAGAAGTGTGCAAAGAGAAAAGAGCGACATTAAATTTTTATGA
- a CDS encoding EAL domain-containing protein, translating into MKKTDLLENKLKTKGILAFLIIISVIALLCSLLIKRGSDIANNEVNRYLSEISQQTSYKVNQGIDMNIDKLTTIGRSLRYLNKEKQESYIKEILADSAYEWIGIVSSEGVIRTTNDQGVHLNNLQIIQEVLQGQSVVSEEIVENSQGEKGTLYAVPYQENNEKNVLVGWMPSDTMRLLLNTDTFDGTGFSHIVSKNGNFILYSANSNSALKGDNFFTSLEEQGKVSDGYHLESMKKNLLDGKDGEIEFTIGDNEERALIYTALDEGNWYLLSIVPPDIYNTLISSYIFQSVLTVAGSVSVLFICLFIMIWWVTKNKNQEIYNIAFVDPITLGFTQPRLKIEIDELMNHFEPFSFITLDLKKFKLINDSFGSYEGNRVLNHVYHCIKKNLNDKESVSRINADNFDIIFKTIDKEEISERLTKIATDINEFNKEREIPYFIPIICGTYIVTQKDDTMITIHDRANAARKKNKQNGQLLCNNLFYEELERLNMIKEKEIENSMEKALENHEFEVYLQPKVCLKTGKVIGAEALVRWIHPTKGMIYPNDFIPLFEENGFILKLDQYVFEEVCKLLRRWIDEEKPLRRISVNLSRNHLNKQGFLKEYSVIQKKYNVPPELLEIELTETIVFENLSLLKDIIDDIHNMGFLCSMDDFGSGYSSLNVLKEVPVDILKLDRIFFVNEATKRSNDVVQSVIELAKKLDMETVAEGIETIPQVESLQKMQCDIIQGYVFAKPMPISEFEEKYNKDLAIIDVNH; encoded by the coding sequence ATGAAGAAAACAGATTTACTGGAAAATAAATTAAAGACTAAGGGAATTCTTGCTTTTTTAATCATTATTAGTGTCATAGCATTACTTTGTTCATTGCTCATTAAGCGTGGTTCGGATATAGCCAATAATGAAGTCAATAGATATTTATCAGAGATTTCACAACAGACTTCCTATAAGGTGAATCAAGGAATAGATATGAATATTGATAAATTAACGACCATAGGGCGTTCTTTAAGATATTTAAATAAAGAAAAGCAAGAGAGTTATATTAAGGAAATATTAGCTGACAGTGCTTATGAATGGATAGGCATTGTCTCATCTGAAGGAGTTATAAGGACTACAAATGATCAAGGTGTTCATCTAAATAATTTACAGATTATTCAAGAGGTTTTACAAGGTCAATCTGTAGTAAGTGAAGAAATCGTAGAAAATTCACAAGGTGAAAAGGGGACACTTTATGCAGTACCATATCAGGAAAATAATGAAAAAAATGTACTTGTTGGATGGATGCCCAGTGATACAATGAGGTTATTATTAAATACAGATACATTTGATGGAACAGGATTCTCGCATATAGTATCAAAAAATGGGAATTTCATATTGTATTCAGCAAATTCTAACTCAGCACTTAAAGGAGATAACTTCTTTACTTCATTAGAAGAGCAAGGAAAAGTGAGTGATGGCTATCATTTAGAATCTATGAAAAAGAATCTTTTAGATGGGAAAGATGGTGAAATTGAATTTACAATTGGTGATAATGAGGAGCGAGCTTTGATATATACAGCTTTAGATGAGGGGAATTGGTATCTCTTATCTATTGTTCCACCTGACATTTATAATACTCTCATTAGTTCATATATATTTCAATCTGTTTTAACAGTGGCAGGCAGTGTATCAGTGTTGTTCATTTGTTTGTTTATAATGATATGGTGGGTAACGAAGAATAAGAATCAAGAAATTTATAATATTGCTTTTGTTGATCCCATTACTCTTGGGTTTACACAGCCACGATTAAAAATAGAAATAGATGAATTGATGAATCATTTTGAACCTTTCTCTTTTATTACACTTGATTTAAAGAAGTTTAAATTAATTAATGACTCATTTGGCAGTTATGAAGGAAATAGGGTCCTTAATCACGTATATCATTGTATAAAGAAAAACTTAAATGATAAGGAATCAGTATCAAGAATTAATGCTGATAACTTTGATATTATCTTTAAGACAATTGATAAAGAAGAAATATCTGAACGTTTAACAAAGATAGCAACAGATATTAATGAATTTAATAAGGAACGAGAAATTCCTTATTTTATACCCATTATTTGTGGAACGTATATTGTAACACAAAAAGATGATACAATGATTACTATTCATGACCGTGCTAATGCGGCACGAAAGAAAAATAAACAAAATGGACAGTTACTTTGCAATAATCTTTTTTATGAAGAATTAGAAAGACTTAATATGATCAAAGAAAAAGAAATTGAAAATTCAATGGAAAAAGCATTAGAAAATCATGAGTTTGAAGTTTATCTTCAACCAAAGGTATGTTTAAAAACAGGCAAGGTTATAGGTGCAGAAGCCTTAGTTCGTTGGATACATCCAACGAAAGGAATGATTTATCCAAATGATTTTATACCATTATTTGAAGAGAATGGCTTTATTTTAAAGTTGGATCAATATGTTTTTGAAGAAGTGTGTAAATTATTACGTAGATGGATTGATGAAGAAAAGCCACTTCGAAGAATTTCTGTTAATCTTTCACGTAATCACTTAAATAAACAAGGGTTTTTAAAAGAATATAGTGTAATTCAAAAAAAATACAATGTACCACCAGAACTATTAGAAATAGAATTAACTGAAACAATTGTTTTTGAGAATCTATCCTTGCTTAAAGATATTATTGATGATATTCATAATATGGGGTTTCTATGTTCAATGGATGATTTTGGAAGTGGTTATTCTTCACTTAATGTTTTAAAAGAGGTGCCTGTAGACATATTAAAGCTTGATCGCATTTTCTTTGTCAATGAAGCTACAAAACGCAGCAATGATGTTGTTCAAAGTGTCATTGAATTGGCAAAGAAATTAGATATGGAAACTGTTGCTGAGGGAATTGAAACAATCCCTCAGGTTGAGAGTCTACAAAAGATGCAATGCGATATTATTCAAGGATATGTTTTTGCAAAACCAATGCCTATAAGTGAATTTGAAGAAAAATATAATAAAGATCTTGCCATTATTGATGTAAATCATTAA
- a CDS encoding IS110 family transposase codes for MNTLFVGIDVSTKNNQVCAVNFNQDVFFNLSFPNNPDGCDLLITSVLAFVDKEKFDSIIIVTESTSIYDYHICAYLSSQLSIVGTSVIIYSVNAKSIANYKKSYIEMEKTDLGDAFLIADFARVGRCKKLRPFKAAQHIALKRLTRERYHLAEQLIREKNYVLNNIYLKVSGLMTLPHKDLPFSDNFSASNTKFLTDYASPFDLAEKPLDEIIEYFKSASQNRCDDYGKIASLFDKAIRSSYRLDKTAYDPITISITASINLIQCIESQIKMVDKAIEKEMKGLYPNGYQSLMSITGIGPVFAAGILSEIGDISYFKSDASLAKYAGFHWKKNDSGNFIADEKHSANSCNKYLKYYITQSTQMSVMHGFDYTTSFYRKKYNEASTHKHRRALVLTSRKLVRLIYVLLRDSKLYVSVSHDTVIE; via the coding sequence ATGAACACTCTCTTTGTAGGTATTGATGTTTCAACCAAAAATAATCAAGTCTGTGCTGTTAACTTTAATCAGGATGTTTTCTTTAATCTCTCTTTTCCAAATAACCCTGATGGATGTGATCTTCTCATTACATCTGTCTTGGCTTTTGTTGATAAAGAAAAGTTCGATTCCATCATCATCGTTACTGAATCAACTTCTATATATGACTATCATATTTGTGCTTATCTTTCATCTCAGCTTTCGATTGTCGGCACTTCTGTCATCATATATTCTGTTAATGCCAAATCCATTGCCAATTATAAGAAGTCTTATATTGAAATGGAAAAAACTGATCTGGGTGATGCTTTTTTGATTGCAGATTTTGCTCGTGTTGGTCGCTGTAAAAAGCTTCGTCCCTTTAAAGCTGCTCAACATATCGCTCTTAAACGTCTCACTCGTGAACGTTATCATTTAGCTGAGCAGCTTATTAGAGAAAAGAATTACGTTCTCAACAATATCTATTTAAAGGTTTCTGGTCTTATGACCCTTCCTCATAAGGATTTGCCTTTCAGTGATAATTTTTCTGCTTCCAACACGAAATTTTTAACTGATTATGCTTCCCCTTTTGATTTGGCTGAAAAACCTTTGGATGAAATCATTGAATATTTCAAATCTGCTTCTCAAAACAGATGTGATGATTATGGTAAAATTGCTTCTCTTTTTGATAAAGCGATTCGTTCTTCCTATAGACTTGATAAAACTGCATATGACCCTATAACTATCTCAATTACTGCTTCTATCAACCTGATTCAATGCATTGAATCTCAAATCAAGATGGTTGATAAGGCCATTGAGAAGGAAATGAAAGGTCTTTATCCTAACGGATATCAATCTCTGATGTCTATAACAGGTATCGGACCTGTCTTTGCAGCAGGTATACTTTCTGAAATTGGTGATATTTCCTATTTCAAAAGTGATGCTTCATTGGCTAAATATGCCGGTTTCCATTGGAAGAAGAATGACTCGGGCAATTTTATTGCTGATGAAAAACATTCAGCGAATTCATGTAATAAATATTTAAAATATTACATAACTCAATCCACACAGATGTCAGTGATGCATGGCTTTGATTATACGACTTCTTTTTATCGTAAGAAGTATAACGAAGCCTCTACACACAAGCATCGTAGAGCACTCGTCCTTACATCAAGAAAACTAGTTCGTTTAATTTATGTCTTGCTACGTGACAGTAAATTATACGTTTCTGTGTCTCATGACACAGTCATTGAGTAA
- a CDS encoding leucine-rich repeat protein: MRKKVLLKVSACCLVVIMSFNVLIQGTLATKEKSTIPISHDDTETVSHSKNTPNPETDFDFSSSTGTITKYKGSAGTVIIPDTIGGIPVKVIGDDAFNYARINKKVLSITLPSTLKSIGNSAFYNQDISYIDFPNGLDRIEGQAFLNCTQLKEVILPDSVSTLGESAFKQCESIEKVVLSSNLTEIPNSCFYSWTKQGALNDIIFKEGLEVIGANAFMNQSLKNVQLPNSVRIIDQQVFARQADASNHGDFYIGTGIEEIRSQNGIPNIANAFSGWKGRIIFPLTKDVIDSRGANAILDYPNSSFKVFYANIVDYNTNGGNPASIPSETVLFEDTIKSIPVQPIKDGFSFAGWYSDSALTNPWNFTTSKVTSDMTLYAKWDESNSHLTEIDENTIIVTKPSNTNNNINTSDSTNTHLYIFFTVLSLLAFGIVIFKKKNI, encoded by the coding sequence ATGAGAAAAAAAGTTTTATTGAAAGTATCAGCTTGTTGTTTGGTAGTAATTATGTCCTTTAATGTATTGATTCAGGGAACATTAGCTACAAAAGAGAAATCTACAATACCAATATCTCATGATGATACAGAAACAGTTAGTCATAGCAAAAATACACCTAATCCAGAAACGGATTTTGATTTTAGTTCTTCTACAGGAACTATCACAAAATATAAGGGTTCTGCTGGAACAGTTATAATTCCAGATACAATTGGTGGCATTCCAGTGAAAGTCATAGGCGATGATGCCTTTAATTATGCTAGAATTAATAAGAAAGTTCTTTCTATAACATTACCATCAACATTAAAATCCATAGGCAATTCTGCATTTTATAATCAAGATATTTCATACATTGATTTTCCAAATGGACTTGATAGAATAGAAGGACAAGCCTTTTTAAATTGTACTCAATTAAAAGAGGTTATATTACCTGATTCAGTATCAACATTGGGGGAAAGTGCTTTTAAACAATGTGAATCTATTGAAAAGGTTGTGTTATCTAGTAACTTGACTGAGATACCGAATTCATGTTTTTACTCTTGGACAAAACAAGGAGCCCTTAATGACATTATATTTAAAGAAGGTCTAGAGGTCATAGGGGCAAATGCATTTATGAATCAAAGTCTAAAAAATGTACAGCTTCCTAATTCAGTTCGTATTATTGATCAACAAGTGTTTGCAAGGCAAGCAGACGCGAGTAATCATGGAGATTTTTATATTGGAACTGGCATTGAAGAGATTCGTTCCCAAAATGGTATTCCAAATATAGCAAATGCATTTTCAGGATGGAAAGGTAGAATTATATTTCCGCTTACAAAAGATGTCATAGACTCTAGAGGAGCAAATGCTATATTAGATTATCCCAATAGTTCATTCAAGGTGTTTTATGCAAATATTGTAGATTATAATACAAATGGTGGAAATCCAGCAAGTATACCAAGTGAAACAGTTTTATTTGAAGATACTATAAAAAGTATTCCTGTTCAACCAATTAAAGATGGCTTTTCCTTTGCAGGCTGGTACAGTGATAGTGCTTTAACTAATCCATGGAACTTTACAACTTCAAAGGTAACATCAGATATGACTTTATATGCAAAATGGGATGAATCAAATTCTCATTTAACTGAAATAGATGAAAATACTATAATTGTTACAAAACCATCTAATACAAACAATAACATTAACACATCAGATAGTACCAATACTCATTTATATATTTTTTTTACAGTTTTATCTCTTTTAGCTTTTGGTATTGTTATTTTTAAAAAGAAAAACATTTAA
- a CDS encoding EFR1 family ferrodoxin (N-terminal region resembles flavodoxins. C-terminal ferrodoxin region binds two 4Fe-4S clusters.) gives MMILYFSGTGNSQYVAHIISKEIHDDVLNLFDKIRTQDYTALKSSKPWIIVAPTYAWRIPRIVNEWLKKTPLHGNKDIYFVMTCAGSKGNAGYYLKEWCQDKGLQYKGCTQIIMPENYIALYDTTSPELIPEILEQAYRCVLKSVYYIKENKSFPESSITLKDKVSSGIVNDLFYPLFVQAKKFYGNDNCISCGKCEKLCPLSNIKLIEGQPIWGNHCTHCMACISRCPKGAIEYGKKTKDRIRYVCPK, from the coding sequence ATGATGATTTTATATTTTTCGGGTACTGGTAATAGTCAGTATGTTGCTCATATCATTAGTAAAGAAATACATGATGATGTACTTAATCTATTTGATAAAATACGTACTCAAGACTACACAGCTTTAAAATCTTCCAAACCATGGATCATTGTTGCACCTACATATGCGTGGAGAATCCCACGCATAGTAAATGAATGGTTAAAGAAAACACCACTTCATGGAAATAAAGATATTTATTTTGTGATGACTTGTGCAGGTTCAAAAGGAAATGCAGGATACTATCTTAAAGAATGGTGTCAAGATAAAGGACTTCAATATAAAGGTTGCACACAAATCATTATGCCAGAAAATTATATTGCACTTTATGATACAACTTCTCCAGAATTAATTCCTGAAATTTTGGAACAAGCATATCGTTGTGTTTTAAAGAGTGTTTACTATATTAAAGAAAATAAGTCATTCCCTGAATCATCAATAACACTAAAGGACAAAGTAAGTAGTGGAATTGTTAATGATCTTTTTTATCCTTTATTTGTACAAGCTAAAAAATTCTATGGAAATGATAATTGTATCTCATGTGGCAAATGTGAAAAACTCTGTCCTTTAAGTAATATAAAACTTATAGAGGGTCAACCTATATGGGGAAATCATTGCACGCATTGTATGGCTTGTATTTCTCGCTGTCCAAAAGGTGCAATTGAATATGGAAAGAAGACAAAAGACAGAATTCGATATGTTTGTCCAAAATAA
- a CDS encoding GGDEF domain-containing protein has product MKKTLSKVGAILVPVILCTSLAFTAFLSIQLIDDLQGNARVVNYIGIVRGATQRLVKKELNHEPDDNLIKHLDKILDGLSNGSDEFDLIKLESQQFQSLLVEMKNDWNHLKTEIHKYRSGLDNQTLFEMSEDYFELADNTVLVAENYIEERVQSARNLLLIMNSVFIVMAGGCTIFTYYQQRRQQRIIEIENENIRKSEQLARRAQQLLAPMNEISEMMYVSDIDTYELLFINDAGKRIFQVDDTQKSLKCYKVIQGFDEPCPFCTSSLLKMDETHSWEYTNPLLKKHYLLKDRLIEWDGRIARMEIAFDITEANNEKKELKQRLKRDNIRLECIRELYHNRDINMAMSNILKQIGELFLADRAYILLFHNNHFSNLAEWCREGVEPQIDSLQDIPLTGYEVWVSELEEHKDIVIDDIRELKNKLPSGYDFLAQQGIRNLTWVPLEKDGHLNGCIGLDNQPLNMSKMAVPFLRTVQYFIALTMERNENEKTLFELSHLDKLTSFYNRNCFIQDVADMSHQHESVGVIYLDVNGLKETNDNFGHDAGDKLLKACAEIIKRSSTSKYLYRIGGDEFVVIYMKISKEEFEYNVQKMKNNFMSSQCRVAIGVQWTKDSQDIQNIIKRADELMYSNKQEYYSTHKTTGRYRHDKTLQYLSNPDILDLKISQGQFHVYLQAKIDVKSCELVGADALIKYKDDSQFIQSPDKFISILEDSHQIDKIDFFVFEKICQQLQEWKNANKKLFPISSHFSRSTFMKSDFLERLETTVELYDVPKKYLEVEITENMFTTNYKEVKERITQIRSAGFIVSVDDFGIESSNLALLATAQFDILKIDKSFISDVVSNKNTRTVIESMVDVCTKMNIKLIAEGVENKEQLNVLKECGIRTVQGFLFSKPIPMIEYEWKYMK; this is encoded by the coding sequence ATGAAAAAAACACTATCGAAAGTAGGAGCAATATTAGTTCCAGTTATTCTATGTACCTCCTTAGCATTTACAGCATTTCTATCAATCCAATTAATTGATGATTTACAAGGGAATGCAAGGGTTGTTAACTATATTGGTATTGTGCGTGGTGCTACACAAAGGCTCGTAAAAAAGGAATTAAATCATGAACCTGATGATAATCTTATTAAACATTTAGATAAGATTTTAGATGGACTATCAAATGGAAGTGATGAATTTGATTTAATAAAACTTGAAAGTCAACAATTTCAATCGTTATTAGTAGAAATGAAAAATGATTGGAATCACTTGAAAACAGAAATACATAAGTATAGATCTGGTTTAGATAATCAAACTTTATTTGAAATGAGTGAAGACTATTTTGAATTAGCAGATAATACTGTACTTGTAGCTGAAAACTATATAGAAGAAAGAGTGCAGAGTGCAAGAAATTTACTGCTCATCATGAATTCTGTATTCATAGTCATGGCAGGTGGATGTACTATTTTCACGTATTATCAGCAGAGGCGCCAACAAAGAATTATAGAGATTGAAAATGAAAATATCAGAAAAAGTGAACAATTAGCAAGGCGTGCTCAGCAATTGCTTGCACCTATGAATGAAATATCAGAAATGATGTATGTTTCAGATATAGATACATATGAATTATTATTTATAAATGATGCTGGTAAAAGAATATTCCAAGTTGATGATACTCAAAAAAGTTTAAAATGTTATAAAGTTATACAGGGATTTGATGAACCTTGTCCATTTTGTACAAGTTCACTTTTAAAAATGGATGAAACACATTCCTGGGAATATACAAATCCTCTATTAAAGAAACATTATCTGTTGAAAGATCGATTGATTGAATGGGATGGACGAATTGCAAGAATGGAAATCGCTTTTGATATTACAGAAGCTAATAATGAGAAAAAAGAATTAAAACAAAGACTGAAAAGAGATAACATTCGTTTAGAATGTATTCGTGAACTTTATCATAACCGTGATATTAACATGGCTATGTCAAATATTTTAAAACAAATTGGTGAATTATTTTTAGCTGATCGTGCATATATTCTCCTGTTTCATAATAATCATTTTTCTAATCTTGCTGAATGGTGTAGAGAAGGTGTTGAACCACAGATTGATAGTCTACAAGATATACCTTTAACTGGTTATGAAGTTTGGGTAAGCGAACTTGAAGAACATAAAGATATCGTTATTGATGATATTAGGGAGTTAAAAAACAAATTGCCATCAGGTTATGACTTTCTTGCTCAACAAGGTATTAGAAACTTAACATGGGTTCCTTTAGAGAAAGATGGACACTTAAATGGTTGTATTGGTTTAGATAATCAACCGTTAAATATGTCAAAAATGGCTGTTCCTTTCTTACGAACAGTACAGTATTTTATTGCATTAACAATGGAAAGAAATGAAAATGAAAAAACATTATTTGAGTTGAGTCATTTAGATAAATTGACATCATTTTATAATAGGAATTGTTTTATTCAAGATGTTGCAGATATGAGCCATCAGCATGAATCAGTTGGAGTTATCTATTTAGATGTTAATGGTTTAAAAGAAACAAATGACAATTTTGGTCATGATGCTGGGGATAAGTTATTAAAAGCATGTGCAGAAATTATAAAAAGAAGTTCGACTTCAAAATATCTTTATCGTATTGGTGGAGATGAGTTTGTGGTTATATATATGAAAATAAGTAAAGAGGAGTTTGAATATAATGTCCAAAAGATGAAAAATAACTTTATGAGCAGTCAATGCCGAGTTGCTATTGGAGTTCAGTGGACAAAAGATAGTCAAGATATTCAAAATATAATAAAGCGCGCAGATGAATTAATGTATTCAAATAAGCAAGAATATTATTCAACGCATAAAACAACAGGACGCTATAGACATGATAAAACTTTACAATATTTATCGAATCCAGATATTCTTGATTTGAAAATATCTCAAGGACAATTTCATGTATATTTGCAGGCAAAAATAGATGTTAAAAGTTGTGAGTTAGTCGGAGCAGATGCATTAATAAAATACAAAGATGATTCTCAATTTATACAGTCACCTGATAAATTTATTTCTATATTAGAGGATTCTCATCAAATTGATAAGATAGATTTTTTTGTATTTGAGAAAATATGTCAGCAATTACAAGAGTGGAAAAATGCAAATAAAAAATTATTTCCAATATCAAGTCATTTCTCAAGAAGTACCTTTATGAAATCTGATTTTTTAGAAAGACTCGAAACAACAGTAGAACTATATGATGTTCCTAAAAAATATTTAGAAGTAGAGATTACTGAAAATATGTTTACCACAAATTATAAAGAAGTAAAAGAACGAATTACTCAAATTAGATCAGCAGGATTTATTGTTTCAGTTGATGATTTTGGTATTGAAAGCTCGAATCTTGCTCTTTTAGCAACAGCTCAATTTGATATTCTCAAAATAGATAAAAGTTTTATATCAGATGTTGTATCTAATAAAAACACCAGAACTGTTATTGAGTCTATGGTTGATGTTTGTACAAAAATGAATATTAAACTTATTGCTGAAGGTGTTGAAAATAAAGAACAATTAAATGTATTAAAAGAATGTGGAATTAGAACAGTTCAAGGTTTTTTGTTTAGTAAACCTATACCAATGATTGAGTACGAATGGAAGTATATGAAATAA